A single window of Nocardia sp. NBC_01327 DNA harbors:
- a CDS encoding helix-turn-helix domain-containing protein: protein MADFAARLNKLFETVHPPGRKPHTNAEVAAALTASGHPISKPYLSQLRSGQRTNPSDETVAALAKFFKVKPDYFFNDIYAAKIDHDLELLSQLQGYGLRRLSSRAFDLSEESQNLLTSMAEKLRASEGLPEIPPDGTE from the coding sequence ATGGCTGATTTCGCGGCGCGGCTGAACAAGCTGTTCGAAACCGTGCATCCCCCGGGGCGAAAGCCGCACACCAACGCAGAGGTGGCGGCCGCATTGACGGCCTCCGGCCATCCGATCTCGAAACCGTATCTCTCGCAGTTGCGGTCGGGACAGCGCACGAACCCCTCAGATGAGACGGTGGCTGCGCTGGCGAAGTTCTTCAAGGTCAAACCGGACTACTTCTTCAACGACATCTACGCAGCCAAGATCGACCATGATCTCGAGCTGTTGTCCCAGCTGCAGGGCTATGGACTCCGTCGTCTGTCGAGTAGGGCGTTCGATCTCTCCGAGGAATCTCAGAACCTCCTCACCTCCATGGCGGAGAAGTTGCGGGCCAGCGAAGGGCTGCCCGAAATTCCTCCTGACGGCACGGAATAG
- a CDS encoding steroid 3-ketoacyl-CoA thiolase, with protein MGTPVIVEAARTPIGKRNGWLAGLHAAELLGEAQKGLLARTPLDPALVEQVIGGCVMQVGEQSNNVTRTAWLHAGLPWQSGAVTIDNQCGSAQQAAGLVAGLISTGAIEAGLACGLESMSHVPLGANVGTHAGPRRPASWDIDMPNQFEAAERIAKRRSITRDDVDEWGERSQRLAAQAWEQGRFDREVLTIKGAPQVDKEGNLTGEVADISRDQGLRATTREGLLKLKPVLEGGIHTAGTSSQISDGASAVLLMDENAALREGLRPRARIVAQCLVGGEPEFHLDGPVQACQRLLERSGMSIGDIDLFEINEAFASVVLSWASVHKPDLDRVNVNGGAIAIGHPVGSTGTRLITTALHELERSGKQTAMILMCCGGALATGTIIERI; from the coding sequence GTGGGTACCCCCGTCATCGTCGAGGCCGCACGTACACCCATCGGCAAGCGCAACGGCTGGCTGGCCGGACTGCACGCCGCGGAGCTCTTGGGCGAAGCACAGAAGGGACTGCTCGCGCGGACCCCGCTGGATCCAGCTCTGGTCGAACAGGTCATCGGCGGCTGCGTGATGCAGGTCGGCGAGCAGTCCAACAACGTCACCCGCACCGCCTGGCTGCACGCCGGACTGCCGTGGCAGTCCGGTGCGGTCACCATCGACAATCAGTGCGGTTCGGCGCAGCAGGCCGCGGGTCTGGTCGCCGGCCTCATCTCCACCGGCGCGATCGAGGCCGGACTGGCCTGCGGCCTGGAGTCCATGAGCCATGTTCCGTTGGGCGCCAACGTCGGAACGCACGCCGGGCCGCGCCGTCCGGCGTCGTGGGATATCGATATGCCCAACCAGTTCGAGGCGGCCGAGCGAATTGCCAAGCGGCGCAGCATTACTCGCGACGATGTCGACGAGTGGGGCGAGCGCTCGCAGCGGCTGGCCGCGCAGGCGTGGGAGCAGGGCCGGTTCGACCGCGAGGTGCTGACCATCAAGGGTGCCCCGCAGGTCGACAAGGAGGGCAATCTCACCGGCGAGGTCGCGGACATCAGCCGCGATCAGGGTCTGCGCGCGACCACTCGCGAGGGCCTGCTGAAGCTGAAGCCGGTGCTGGAGGGCGGAATTCACACCGCGGGCACCTCCTCGCAGATTTCCGACGGCGCCTCGGCCGTGCTGCTCATGGACGAAAATGCCGCGCTGCGTGAGGGTTTGCGCCCGCGCGCCCGCATCGTGGCGCAGTGCCTCGTCGGCGGCGAGCCCGAATTCCATCTCGACGGTCCGGTGCAGGCCTGCCAGCGACTGCTGGAGCGCAGCGGGATGAGCATCGGCGATATCGACTTGTTCGAGATCAATGAAGCTTTCGCGTCCGTGGTGCTGTCGTGGGCGTCGGTGCACAAGCCCGATCTGGATCGCGTGAACGTCAACGGCGGCGCGATCGCCATCGGACATCCGGTGGGCAGCACCGGAACCCGGCTCATCACAACGGCTTTGCACGAGCTCGAAAGGTCCGGCAAGCAGACCGCCATGATCCTCATGTGCTGCGGCGGCGCGCTCGCAACGGGCACCATCATCGAGCGGATCTAG
- a CDS encoding cytochrome P450, translated as MWQKGVPDAELAELRAAAPIWWNAKSPETGGFQDDGFWVINKHADVKTISRRDDVFSVWENTAIPRFNDDITREQIELQRFVMLNKDAPEHTKLRKVIAKGFTPRVINGLRAELTARAEAIVKAAVATGSGDFVEQVAAELPLQAIAELIGVPQEDRMKLFKWSNEMTSYDDPDSDADPVVASTEILGYAYQMAEARRACPADDIVTELINADVDGESLLPEEFGFFVMVLAVAGNETTRNATTHGMVAFLENPDQWELFKAQRPKTMADEVIRWATPVSSFQRTALADVEVGGVLIKKGQRVVMSYRSANFDEEVFEDPHTFNILRDPNPHLSFGGTGAHYCIGANLARLEVEIIFNAIADYMPDITRLGDPQRLRSGWLNGVKSFQVDYGTKPGGGCPVQH; from the coding sequence ATGTGGCAGAAGGGAGTGCCCGACGCGGAACTCGCCGAACTGCGCGCCGCCGCGCCCATCTGGTGGAATGCCAAGTCCCCCGAAACGGGCGGCTTCCAGGACGACGGCTTCTGGGTGATCAACAAGCATGCCGACGTCAAGACCATCTCGCGCCGCGACGACGTGTTCTCCGTCTGGGAGAACACCGCCATCCCGCGGTTCAACGATGACATCACCCGCGAGCAGATCGAGCTCCAGCGGTTCGTGATGCTGAACAAGGACGCCCCCGAGCACACCAAGCTGCGCAAGGTCATCGCCAAGGGTTTCACCCCGCGCGTGATCAACGGCCTGCGCGCCGAACTGACCGCCAGGGCCGAAGCCATCGTGAAGGCGGCCGTGGCCACCGGATCCGGTGATTTCGTCGAGCAGGTGGCCGCCGAGCTGCCGCTGCAGGCGATCGCGGAACTGATCGGTGTGCCGCAGGAAGACCGCATGAAGCTCTTCAAGTGGTCGAACGAGATGACCAGCTACGACGATCCGGACAGTGACGCCGATCCGGTCGTCGCCTCCACCGAGATCCTCGGCTACGCGTACCAGATGGCCGAGGCCCGCCGGGCCTGCCCGGCCGACGATATCGTGACCGAGCTGATCAATGCCGACGTCGACGGCGAATCGCTGCTGCCCGAGGAGTTCGGGTTCTTCGTCATGGTGCTGGCCGTCGCCGGCAACGAGACCACCCGCAATGCCACCACGCACGGCATGGTCGCCTTCCTGGAGAACCCGGACCAGTGGGAGCTCTTCAAGGCGCAGCGGCCGAAGACCATGGCGGACGAGGTCATTCGCTGGGCGACCCCGGTCAGCAGCTTCCAGCGCACCGCGCTCGCGGATGTCGAGGTCGGCGGCGTGCTGATCAAGAAGGGCCAGCGGGTCGTGATGTCCTACCGGTCCGCCAATTTCGACGAGGAGGTGTTCGAGGATCCGCACACCTTCAATATCCTTCGTGATCCGAATCCGCACCTGTCCTTCGGCGGCACCGGCGCGCACTACTGCATCGGCGCGAACCTGGCCCGGCTCGAGGTCGAGATCATCTTCAATGCGATCGCCGACTACATGCCCGACATCACCCGCCTCGGCGACCCGCAGCGGCTGCGCTCCGGCTGGCTGAACGGCGTCAAGTCGTTCCAGGTCGACTACGGCACCAAGCCCGGCGGCGGCTGCCCCGTGCAGCACTGA
- a CDS encoding nuclear transport factor 2 family protein — MSDEQHPARVAGRASQAAVRAKDKDAWVALFAADGIVEDPVGPSFFDPEGKGHRGAEAIAAFWDKAIAQTDSIEFLFDDSFACGSEVVYPGRIRTTMGGQIIDAEGVFTYRVDESGKILALRAFWEVERAMGTMKPA; from the coding sequence GTGAGCGACGAACAGCATCCGGCACGGGTGGCCGGGCGCGCCTCGCAGGCCGCGGTGCGCGCCAAGGACAAGGACGCCTGGGTGGCGCTGTTCGCCGCCGACGGCATTGTGGAGGACCCGGTCGGGCCGTCCTTCTTCGATCCCGAGGGCAAGGGTCACCGCGGCGCGGAAGCCATTGCGGCGTTCTGGGACAAGGCGATCGCGCAGACCGACTCCATCGAATTCCTCTTCGACGACTCGTTCGCCTGTGGCAGTGAGGTGGTCTATCCGGGCCGCATCCGCACCACCATGGGTGGCCAGATCATCGATGCCGAGGGCGTGTTCACCTACCGGGTCGACGAGAGCGGCAAGATTCTCGCTCTGCGCGCCTTCTGGGAAGTCGAACGTGCCATGGGGACAATGAAACCCGCGTAG
- a CDS encoding thiolase domain-containing protein codes for MTNPAAVLGTGQTHHVTKRSDVSMAGMCREAIDRALIDSGLTMADIDAVVIGKAPDFFEGSMMPELFLADALGATGKPLLRVHTAGSVGGSTAVVAASHVQAGVHGKVLAISWEKQSESNAMWALSNPVPFTMPVGAGAGGYFAPHVRAYIRRANAPLHIGAMVAVKDRRNGARNPYAHLKQADITMESVMASQMLWDPIRFDETCPSSDGACAIVIGDEASAKAVEATGKKVAWIHGTAMRTEPLAYAGRDQVNPKAGQAAAAALWKQAGITNPLEEIDAAEIYVPFSWFEPMWLENLGFMPEGEGWKLTDAGETAIGGKLPVNPSGGVLSSNPIGASGMIRFAEAAKQVMGRAGDYQVENARKAFGHAYGGGSQYFSMWVVGSEQP; via the coding sequence ATGACGAACCCTGCCGCCGTACTCGGCACCGGTCAGACTCATCACGTGACCAAACGGTCCGATGTGTCGATGGCGGGCATGTGCCGCGAGGCCATCGACCGCGCGCTCATCGACTCCGGTCTGACCATGGCCGATATCGACGCCGTGGTGATCGGCAAGGCGCCGGACTTCTTCGAGGGCTCCATGATGCCGGAGCTGTTCCTCGCGGATGCGCTGGGCGCCACCGGAAAACCGCTGCTGCGCGTGCATACGGCCGGTTCGGTCGGCGGCTCCACCGCCGTGGTCGCCGCCAGCCATGTGCAGGCCGGTGTGCACGGCAAGGTGCTCGCCATCTCGTGGGAGAAGCAGTCGGAGTCGAACGCCATGTGGGCGCTGTCGAATCCGGTGCCCTTCACCATGCCGGTCGGCGCGGGCGCGGGCGGTTACTTCGCCCCGCACGTGCGTGCCTACATCCGCCGCGCCAACGCGCCCCTGCACATCGGGGCCATGGTCGCGGTGAAGGATCGCCGCAATGGCGCGCGCAATCCGTACGCGCACCTCAAGCAGGCCGATATCACCATGGAATCGGTGATGGCGTCCCAAATGCTGTGGGACCCCATTCGTTTCGACGAGACCTGCCCGTCCTCGGACGGCGCCTGCGCCATCGTGATCGGTGACGAGGCCTCGGCCAAGGCCGTGGAGGCGACCGGTAAGAAGGTGGCCTGGATCCACGGCACCGCCATGCGCACCGAACCGCTCGCCTACGCCGGGCGCGATCAGGTGAACCCGAAGGCCGGACAGGCGGCCGCCGCCGCACTGTGGAAGCAGGCCGGGATCACCAATCCGCTCGAGGAGATCGACGCGGCCGAAATCTACGTCCCCTTCTCGTGGTTCGAGCCCATGTGGCTGGAGAACCTCGGCTTCATGCCGGAGGGCGAGGGCTGGAAGCTCACCGACGCGGGCGAAACCGCCATCGGCGGAAAGCTTCCCGTCAACCCGTCCGGTGGTGTGCTGTCCTCCAACCCGATCGGCGCCTCGGGCATGATCCGCTTCGCCGAAGCCGCCAAGCAGGTCATGGGCCGGGCCGGCGACTACCAGGTGGAGAATGCGCGCAAGGCCTTCGGCCACGCGTACGGCGGTGGCTCACAGTACTTCTCGATGTGGGTGGTCGGGAGTGAGCAGCCGTGA